The proteins below are encoded in one region of Polynucleobacter sp. AP-Elch-400A-B2:
- a CDS encoding Txe/YoeB family addiction module toxin, producing MLSRVVWTSASWSDYVYWQGQDKKTLRRINALIKDAMRNPEDGIGKPEELRESLSGFWSRRIDDVHRLVYAIEKDQLVVIACRYHYQ from the coding sequence ATGCTGAGTAGGGTTGTATGGACAAGTGCTTCATGGTCTGATTACGTTTACTGGCAAGGGCAAGATAAAAAAACTTTAAGGCGTATTAATGCGCTTATAAAAGATGCCATGCGAAATCCTGAGGATGGCATTGGAAAGCCCGAGGAATTAAGGGAAAGTCTATCGGGATTTTGGTCTAGACGAATTGATGATGTTCACCGTCTTGTCTACGCCATCGAGAAAGATCAGCTTGTGGTTATTGCTTGCCGATATCACTATCAATGA
- a CDS encoding type II toxin-antitoxin system Phd/YefM family antitoxin: MRVINFSDARNQFKQVIDQVVSDCDVAIISRRDADDAVVMSLNTYNSMMETLHLLKSPANVKHLEKSLAQYRKGQTKEKNLVDAE; encoded by the coding sequence ATGAGAGTAATTAATTTTTCTGACGCAAGAAACCAATTTAAACAAGTAATCGATCAAGTAGTGAGTGATTGCGATGTAGCCATCATCTCTCGTAGGGATGCTGATGATGCTGTGGTGATGTCTTTGAATACCTATAACAGCATGATGGAAACACTCCATTTATTAAAATCTCCAGCTAACGTAAAACATTTGGAGAAATCATTGGCGCAATATCGAAAAGGGCAAACCAAAGAAAAGAATCTTGTAGATGCTGAGTAG
- a CDS encoding arginine/lysine/ornithine decarboxylase produces MKFRFPIIIIDEDFRSENISGSGIRDLAEAIENEGMEVIGLTSYGDLTSFAQQASRASSFIVSIDDEEFVSDSEDHDLPALNNLRAFITEVRKRNEDIPIFLYGETRTSRHMPNDILRELHGFIHMNEDTPEFVARHIIREAKVYLDSLAPPFFRALTNYASEGSYSWHCPGHSGGVAFLKSPVGRMFHQFFGENMLRADVCNAVEELGQLLDHTGPVLQSERNAARIFNADHLFFVTNGTSTSNKIVWHSTVAPGDVVLVDRNCHKSVIHSITMMGAIPIFLMPTRNHLGIIGPIPKEEFEWKNIKKKIDANPFIKDKNVVPRVMTLTQSTYDGIVYNVEMIKDMLDGKVDSLHFDEAWLPHAAFHPFYKDMHAIGNDRKRTKKSLMFATQSTHKLLAGLSQASQVLVQDAEDTKLDRDCFNEAYLMHTSTSPQYAIIASCDVSAAMMESPGGTTLVEESIAEAMDFRRAMREVDDKFGADWWFKVWGPDHLAEEGIGERSDWILEPNASWHDFGKVAKDFNMLDPIKATVVTPGLDVEGNFGSMGIPASIVTKYLAEHGVIVEKCGLYSFFIMFTIGITKGRWNTLVTELQQFKDHFDKNAPLWKVLPEFVAKHPRYERVGLKDICQQIHEFYKGRNVARMTTEMYTSDMVPAMMPSEAWAKMAHKKVDRVPLDQLEDRITAMLVTPYPPGIPLLIPGERFNKRIIDYLYFARDFNAQFPGFETDIHGLVKGDINGSSEYYVDCVRQEPDITL; encoded by the coding sequence ATGAAATTTCGTTTTCCAATCATCATTATTGATGAGGACTTTCGCTCTGAAAACATTTCAGGTTCGGGTATTCGCGACTTAGCGGAAGCGATTGAAAACGAGGGTATGGAAGTGATTGGCTTAACTAGCTATGGTGACCTCACATCCTTTGCCCAACAAGCCTCCCGCGCTTCTAGTTTTATTGTATCGATTGATGATGAGGAGTTTGTTTCTGACTCCGAAGATCATGACTTGCCTGCACTAAATAATTTACGTGCTTTTATTACTGAAGTACGTAAACGCAATGAAGATATTCCCATCTTCTTGTATGGCGAGACTCGCACTTCACGCCATATGCCCAATGACATCTTGCGCGAGTTGCACGGCTTTATTCATATGAATGAAGATACGCCAGAGTTTGTAGCGCGCCACATTATTCGTGAGGCAAAGGTCTATCTAGATTCATTAGCCCCCCCATTCTTCCGTGCCTTAACTAATTACGCCTCTGAAGGCTCTTACTCGTGGCATTGCCCTGGGCACTCTGGTGGTGTAGCTTTCTTGAAGAGCCCGGTAGGGCGTATGTTCCATCAATTCTTTGGTGAAAATATGCTGCGCGCTGACGTCTGCAACGCAGTAGAAGAATTAGGTCAGCTGTTAGATCACACTGGCCCCGTCTTACAAAGCGAGCGCAACGCTGCACGTATTTTCAACGCTGATCATTTATTCTTTGTGACAAACGGTACATCGACATCCAACAAAATTGTTTGGCACTCTACCGTTGCCCCTGGTGATGTAGTGCTGGTAGACCGTAACTGCCACAAGTCTGTGATTCATTCGATCACGATGATGGGTGCGATTCCGATCTTCTTGATGCCAACGCGTAATCACCTCGGCATTATTGGCCCGATTCCTAAAGAAGAGTTTGAGTGGAAAAACATCAAGAAGAAAATTGATGCCAACCCCTTCATTAAGGATAAGAACGTCGTGCCACGTGTCATGACCCTCACGCAAAGTACTTATGACGGCATCGTCTACAACGTCGAGATGATTAAAGACATGCTCGATGGCAAAGTCGATTCATTGCATTTCGATGAAGCTTGGTTGCCGCATGCTGCATTTCATCCTTTCTACAAAGACATGCATGCTATCGGTAACGATCGCAAGCGTACTAAGAAGAGTTTGATGTTTGCCACCCAGTCGACTCATAAGTTGCTGGCCGGTCTCTCACAAGCTTCACAGGTATTGGTGCAGGACGCAGAAGATACGAAGCTTGATCGCGACTGTTTCAATGAAGCTTATTTGATGCATACCTCTACTAGCCCCCAGTACGCCATCATCGCCTCTTGCGATGTGTCTGCTGCCATGATGGAATCGCCTGGCGGTACTACGCTCGTTGAGGAATCTATCGCTGAGGCAATGGACTTCCGCCGCGCTATGCGTGAAGTGGATGATAAGTTTGGTGCTGACTGGTGGTTCAAGGTTTGGGGTCCAGATCATTTAGCTGAAGAGGGTATTGGCGAACGTTCAGATTGGATTCTGGAGCCTAATGCCAGTTGGCATGACTTTGGTAAGGTGGCCAAAGACTTCAATATGCTTGATCCCATCAAGGCGACTGTAGTGACGCCTGGTTTAGATGTTGAAGGTAACTTCGGTTCCATGGGTATTCCGGCAAGTATTGTGACCAAGTACTTGGCTGAGCACGGCGTGATCGTAGAGAAGTGCGGTTTGTACTCCTTCTTCATCATGTTCACCATCGGTATCACCAAGGGTCGCTGGAATACTCTGGTAACCGAGCTACAGCAATTTAAAGACCACTTTGATAAGAACGCTCCATTATGGAAAGTATTGCCAGAGTTCGTCGCCAAACACCCTCGCTATGAGCGCGTAGGCCTCAAAGATATTTGCCAGCAGATTCATGAGTTCTATAAGGGTCGTAATGTAGCCCGTATGACTACAGAGATGTATACCTCCGATATGGTGCCAGCGATGATGCCTTCAGAGGCTTGGGCAAAGATGGCGCACAAAAAAGTGGATCGTGTTCCTTTGGATCAACTTGAAGATCGCATTACTGCCATGTTGGTAACGCCATATCCTCCAGGTATTCCACTCCTGATCCCGGGTGAACGTTTTAACAAACGCATCATTGATTATCTCTACTTTGCCCGTGACTTCAATGCGCAATTCCCAGGCTTTGAAACTGATATCCATGGATTGGTAAAGGGTGATATCAATGGAAGTAGCGAGTACTATGTTGATTGCGTAAGGCAGGAGCCAGATATCACTTTGTAA
- a CDS encoding ScpA family protein, whose amino-acid sequence MTNSSNDLGAEPSVQTELLDSTPSVTDGMSSAFAKLYGEPLFKLPTDLYIPPDALEVFLEAFEGPLDLLLYLIRKQNFNVLDIPMAQVTQQYLSYIDQIRHHNLELAAEYLLMAAMLIEIKSRMLLPMKKADSDEEVEDPRAELVRRLLEYERMKLAAQELDQIPQQGRDFQIAHGYVDTTVAVTWPEVNQDDLQMAWRDVLHRAKLNQHHTITREELSVRDFMTRILRRLQNTRFVEFGELFEEAIKSGKGIPVVIVNFIAMLELSREALVEITQAEPYAPIYVRLAYTPVA is encoded by the coding sequence ATGACTAACTCGAGCAATGACTTGGGAGCAGAGCCAAGCGTTCAAACCGAGCTGCTTGATAGCACACCATCGGTTACCGACGGGATGTCTTCGGCTTTCGCCAAACTGTATGGTGAGCCACTATTTAAGCTGCCAACAGATCTCTATATTCCACCTGATGCTCTAGAAGTTTTTCTAGAAGCATTTGAGGGCCCACTCGATCTTCTGCTTTATTTGATTCGTAAACAGAATTTCAATGTGCTTGATATTCCAATGGCACAGGTGACTCAGCAATACTTGAGTTACATTGATCAAATCCGCCATCACAACCTAGAGCTAGCTGCTGAGTATCTATTGATGGCTGCTATGTTGATCGAGATTAAATCTCGCATGCTATTGCCAATGAAGAAGGCTGATAGCGATGAAGAGGTTGAAGATCCACGCGCCGAATTAGTTCGTCGCCTCTTAGAATACGAGCGCATGAAACTGGCTGCTCAAGAGCTTGACCAAATTCCACAACAAGGACGTGATTTCCAAATCGCTCATGGATACGTTGATACCACTGTTGCAGTGACTTGGCCTGAGGTCAATCAAGATGACCTACAGATGGCTTGGCGTGACGTGTTACACCGCGCAAAACTGAATCAACACCATACGATTACCCGTGAAGAGTTGTCTGTTCGCGATTTCATGACACGTATCTTGCGTCGCCTACAAAACACGCGCTTCGTCGAGTTTGGTGAGCTATTTGAAGAAGCCATTAAATCCGGCAAAGGCATTCCGGTGGTCATCGTAAACTTTATTGCGATGCTTGAGCTCTCACGCGAAGCTCTGGTTGAAATTACCCAAGCAGAGCCATACGCTCCAATCTACGTACGCCTTGCCTATACCCCTGTTGCATGA
- the dcd gene encoding dCTP deaminase, protein MTIKSDHWIRRMGEQGMISPFEPGQVRHDAAGQKIVSYGTSSYGYDIRCADEFKIFTNINSTIVDPKNFDEQSFVDFKGPVCIIPPNSFALARTVEYFKIPRSVLTVCVGKSTYARCGIIVNVTPFEPEWEGYVTLEFSNTTPLPAKIYAGEGCAQVLFFESDEVCGTSYKDRGGKYQGQVGVTLPKT, encoded by the coding sequence ATGACTATTAAATCTGACCACTGGATCCGCCGCATGGGCGAGCAAGGCATGATCAGCCCATTTGAACCTGGGCAGGTCCGCCATGATGCCGCCGGGCAAAAAATTGTGAGCTATGGCACTTCAAGCTATGGCTATGACATTCGTTGTGCTGATGAGTTCAAGATTTTCACGAACATCAACAGCACTATCGTTGATCCTAAGAATTTCGATGAGCAATCGTTTGTCGATTTCAAGGGTCCGGTTTGTATCATTCCGCCAAACTCTTTCGCTTTGGCAAGAACGGTTGAGTACTTCAAAATCCCACGCAGCGTCTTAACGGTGTGCGTTGGTAAGAGTACGTATGCGCGTTGCGGAATTATTGTGAACGTCACCCCATTCGAGCCTGAGTGGGAAGGTTACGTCACACTCGAGTTTTCTAATACGACCCCATTGCCTGCAAAGATTTATGCTGGCGAAGGATGCGCACAAGTTCTGTTCTTTGAAAGCGATGAAGTATGTGGCACATCGTACAAAGATCGTGGTGGAAAGTATCAAGGCCAAGTCGGCGTTACTCTGCCGAAGACTTAA
- a CDS encoding methionyl-tRNA formyltransferase, which translates to MRVALIGSADFGKAALEAFLDRGDEIVAVFCPPDNPKSTKPEVLKEATIAKGLTPLQFASLKGPEAAQAMIDSKADICVMAYVLQFVPQELCKIPKHGTIQYHPSLLPKYRGPSAINWAIALGEEKTGLTIFRPSDGLDEGEVILQKEVVIAPDDTLGKVYFDKLFPLGVKALLESADLVVANKHQEVVQDESKANYEGWFGVDAAQIHWATHINQIYNLIRAANPAPGAWAKFGEQKVQIYDCHKHVVATFSAVKGKPGEITQITLDSFFVACHGGQIEVLKAKGAAGKVTGAELAKELNLEVGQFFSL; encoded by the coding sequence ATGCGGGTTGCGCTGATTGGTAGTGCTGATTTTGGTAAGGCGGCCTTGGAGGCTTTTTTAGATCGTGGCGATGAGATCGTTGCCGTATTTTGTCCGCCGGATAATCCTAAATCGACTAAGCCTGAGGTTTTGAAAGAGGCTACTATTGCAAAGGGTTTAACGCCTTTGCAATTTGCGTCTCTCAAGGGCCCTGAAGCAGCACAAGCGATGATTGATAGCAAGGCCGATATCTGTGTCATGGCCTATGTGCTGCAGTTCGTGCCACAAGAGCTTTGTAAGATTCCTAAGCACGGCACGATTCAATATCACCCATCATTACTGCCGAAATATCGGGGCCCCAGCGCAATTAACTGGGCGATCGCATTGGGTGAGGAGAAGACGGGCTTAACTATTTTCCGCCCATCTGATGGTTTGGATGAGGGTGAAGTGATCTTGCAAAAAGAAGTGGTAATTGCTCCTGACGACACTTTAGGAAAAGTCTACTTTGATAAATTATTTCCATTGGGCGTTAAAGCGCTACTGGAGTCTGCTGATCTAGTAGTTGCCAACAAACATCAAGAAGTTGTTCAAGATGAATCAAAGGCGAATTACGAGGGCTGGTTCGGTGTGGATGCTGCTCAAATCCATTGGGCTACCCATATTAATCAGATCTACAACTTAATTCGTGCGGCTAATCCAGCGCCCGGCGCTTGGGCTAAATTTGGCGAGCAAAAAGTGCAGATCTACGACTGCCATAAGCATGTAGTAGCTACCTTTAGCGCCGTAAAGGGCAAGCCTGGTGAAATCACCCAAATTACTTTGGACTCATTCTTCGTGGCCTGTCATGGCGGACAAATCGAAGTCCTTAAAGCAAAAGGTGCCGCAGGGAAAGTAACAGGTGCTGAATTAGCTAAGGAATTAAATCTAGAAGTGGGTCAGTTTTTCTCGTTGTAG
- the metG gene encoding methionine--tRNA ligase, with protein MSSPKRRLLVTSALPYANGQIHIGHLVEYVQTDIWVRFQRMRGHEVHYVGADDTHGTPIMLRAEKEGITPKELIANVWKEHKRDFDDFLISFDNYFTTDSPENEKLSQSIYLKLRDAGLIEMRSIEQAYDPVKEMFLPDRFIKGECPKCGAKDQYGDSCEKCGATYSPTDLKNPFSVVSGATPIKKVSDHYFFKLSDPRCETFLRDWTQVRTPLQPEARNKMKEWVGQPGESKLGDWDISRDAPYFGFEIPDAPGKYFYVWLDAPIGYYASFLNYCQAKGMNFEEWVRPDTTTEQYHFIGKDILYFHTLFWPATLHFAGYRTPTNVFAHGFLTVDGEKMSKSRGTLISAHSVIESGFNPEWFRYYFATKLNDSMEDLDLNLQDFVARVNSDLLGKYINIASRSAGFLVKRFGGVVSDAAMSNPLLADIASASEKIADLYEAREYAKALRTIMELADKVNAFVDENKPWEIAKDPERESDLQRVCSVTLEAFRLLSLYLKPVLPQVTAGVEDFLSVPAMTWNDVKTPLSSQNPIKPYKHLMTRVEAPQIEALLAANL; from the coding sequence ATGAGTAGCCCCAAACGTCGCCTGCTAGTTACCTCCGCCTTACCTTACGCCAATGGCCAGATTCATATTGGGCATTTAGTGGAGTATGTCCAGACAGATATTTGGGTTCGCTTTCAGAGAATGCGTGGTCACGAAGTGCACTATGTTGGCGCTGATGACACCCACGGCACTCCAATCATGTTGCGTGCCGAAAAAGAGGGCATCACCCCGAAAGAACTCATTGCCAATGTTTGGAAAGAGCACAAGCGCGACTTTGATGATTTCTTAATCTCATTTGATAACTACTTCACCACAGATAGCCCTGAGAATGAAAAGCTGTCTCAAAGCATCTATCTCAAGTTACGTGATGCCGGCTTAATTGAAATGCGCTCGATTGAGCAAGCCTACGATCCCGTTAAAGAAATGTTCTTGCCAGATCGCTTTATCAAAGGCGAGTGCCCTAAGTGTGGAGCCAAAGATCAGTACGGCGACTCTTGCGAAAAGTGCGGAGCAACTTACTCTCCAACAGATTTGAAAAATCCGTTCTCAGTAGTAAGCGGTGCAACACCCATTAAAAAAGTTTCCGATCATTACTTCTTTAAGCTATCCGATCCGCGCTGCGAAACTTTCTTACGTGACTGGACTCAGGTAAGAACCCCGCTACAACCTGAAGCTCGCAACAAAATGAAGGAGTGGGTTGGACAGCCCGGAGAAAGCAAGCTAGGCGACTGGGATATCTCCCGTGATGCCCCCTACTTTGGCTTTGAGATTCCGGATGCACCAGGCAAATATTTTTATGTGTGGCTTGATGCGCCGATTGGCTATTACGCCAGCTTCCTCAATTACTGCCAAGCTAAAGGTATGAACTTTGAAGAATGGGTCAGGCCAGATACAACTACCGAGCAGTATCACTTCATCGGTAAAGATATTTTGTATTTCCACACACTCTTTTGGCCAGCAACCCTGCACTTTGCAGGCTACCGCACGCCAACCAATGTGTTTGCTCATGGCTTCCTCACGGTCGATGGCGAGAAGATGAGTAAGTCACGTGGTACTTTAATTTCTGCGCATAGCGTCATTGAATCTGGATTTAATCCTGAGTGGTTCCGCTATTACTTTGCAACCAAACTCAATGACAGCATGGAAGATTTGGATTTAAATCTCCAAGACTTTGTTGCTCGCGTGAATAGCGATCTACTAGGCAAGTACATCAATATTGCCAGTCGCAGCGCTGGTTTCTTGGTAAAGCGTTTTGGTGGTGTCGTTTCTGATGCGGCAATGAGTAATCCACTGCTTGCTGACATTGCATCTGCTAGTGAAAAAATTGCTGACCTGTACGAGGCTCGTGAATATGCCAAAGCATTGCGCACCATCATGGAACTGGCTGACAAGGTCAATGCTTTTGTTGATGAAAACAAGCCCTGGGAAATCGCCAAAGATCCTGAGCGCGAGTCTGACTTACAGCGAGTCTGCAGCGTCACCTTAGAGGCATTCCGCTTATTGAGTCTTTATCTCAAGCCAGTACTGCCACAAGTCACAGCCGGGGTTGAGGACTTCCTCTCTGTGCCAGCGATGACTTGGAATGACGTTAAAACACCTCTCTCCAGCCAAAATCCGATCAAACCCTATAAACACCTCATGACGCGCGTTGAAGCGCCTCAAATCGAGGCTTTATTGGCTGCAAATCTCTAA
- a CDS encoding DUF3460 family protein has protein sequence MARYTSEFTQFLNELKSEKPDLEAGQQAGRALLWDKEPLTIEDQRRAQAAKLKQRAYVYSND, from the coding sequence ATGGCTAGGTATACATCCGAATTCACCCAGTTCTTAAATGAGCTCAAATCTGAGAAACCAGATCTCGAGGCTGGCCAGCAAGCTGGTCGCGCACTCCTTTGGGATAAAGAGCCTTTGACTATTGAAGATCAACGTCGTGCTCAGGCAGCCAAATTAAAACAACGCGCTTACGTGTATTCGAATGACTAA
- the panC gene encoding pantoate--beta-alanine ligase — translation MKIISDIQELRDHLRGQNRASFVPTMGNLHEGHLSLMRLARQHGDPVVASIFVNRLQFGPNEDFDSYPRTMQADIDKLEKEGVYILFAPTERDLYPQPQEYRVDPPQQLGDILEGEFRPGFFKGVCTVVLKLLSCVQPKVAVFGKKDYQQLMIIRQMAKQFALPVDIIPGETIRAEDGLALSSRNGYLSIEERLEAPELQKILKEVRTRVLDLNERSTQSLIEIEKLAIDLLAGRGWQPDYIAIRQQSDLAPASNESLQAGEPLVILTAAKLGKTRLIDNLEI, via the coding sequence ATGAAAATTATTAGCGATATACAAGAGTTGCGCGACCACTTGCGCGGACAAAATCGTGCCTCTTTTGTGCCAACTATGGGCAATCTCCATGAAGGTCATTTATCGCTGATGCGTCTTGCCAGGCAACATGGAGATCCAGTAGTCGCCAGCATCTTTGTGAACCGCCTACAGTTTGGTCCAAATGAAGATTTTGATAGCTACCCGCGCACTATGCAGGCAGATATTGATAAGCTCGAAAAAGAAGGTGTGTACATCTTGTTTGCACCCACTGAGCGCGACCTATATCCGCAGCCTCAGGAATATCGCGTAGATCCGCCACAGCAACTAGGCGACATCCTTGAGGGTGAATTCCGTCCCGGCTTCTTTAAAGGGGTTTGCACTGTTGTACTCAAGTTACTTTCTTGCGTACAGCCCAAAGTAGCAGTCTTTGGTAAAAAAGATTACCAGCAACTGATGATTATTCGCCAGATGGCTAAACAGTTTGCCCTCCCAGTTGACATCATCCCGGGTGAAACGATTCGCGCCGAAGATGGCCTTGCCCTCTCCTCTCGTAATGGTTATCTCTCTATTGAAGAACGTCTAGAAGCGCCCGAGCTTCAAAAAATCTTGAAGGAAGTTCGTACACGCGTATTGGATTTGAATGAGCGTAGTACCCAGTCACTGATTGAGATTGAAAAACTTGCTATAGATCTTTTAGCAGGACGCGGCTGGCAGCCAGACTATATTGCCATACGTCAGCAAAGCGATTTAGCTCCAGCCTCAAATGAGAGCCTTCAAGCTGGCGAGCCGCTAGTAATTCTGACAGCTGCAAAGCTGGGCAAAACTCGTCTGATTGATAACTTGGAAATTTAA
- a CDS encoding TRAP transporter large permease subunit, with amino-acid sequence MIPLEWMPPLMFSGLIVFMLIGFPVAFSLMAAGLFFAGIAIAENFFGMPFLQAIPQRIFGSVLANDLLLAIPFFTFMGAILERCGLAEEMLDSMGQLFGRIRGGLGYSVIIVGFILGAITGTVAAQVIAMAMISLPVMMRYGYNMRYATGVLAASGTITQLVPPSLVLIVLADQLKTQSGSADVGSMYLGAWGPSLLQIGLFALYTFFLSRFRPDYLPAAPENELTLKGWALWKKCLLGIIPSAALIFLVLGTIMTGIATPTESGAMGAMGALILAWMRRASIPNLKGLIQQAYQTTMRITAMVVFILIGSTCFSVVFQGVDGGRWVEALFSDLPGGWIGFLVAVNLFVFFLAFFLDFFEIAFIVVPLLAPVAVKLLAPVLLASMNGNPQAAASAALVWFGVMLCVNMQTSFMHPPFGFALFYLRGVAPKEVKSSDIYWGALPWVVLQLIMVVMVAAFPALVTTLLDKPVAVVPSQDFNFTGNEEAKPNSLPSKADEDAPVIFQLDKPGK; translated from the coding sequence ATGATTCCACTTGAATGGATGCCACCGCTGATGTTTAGTGGACTCATTGTGTTTATGCTGATCGGCTTTCCGGTGGCTTTTTCTTTAATGGCTGCGGGATTATTTTTTGCCGGCATTGCAATTGCTGAGAATTTCTTTGGTATGCCGTTTTTGCAAGCCATTCCCCAGCGCATCTTTGGCAGTGTTCTGGCTAACGATCTACTTCTAGCAATCCCATTCTTCACCTTCATGGGCGCAATCTTGGAACGCTGCGGCCTTGCAGAAGAAATGCTGGACTCCATGGGTCAGCTCTTTGGGCGTATACGGGGTGGGCTTGGTTACTCCGTAATTATTGTGGGATTTATTTTGGGGGCAATTACCGGCACCGTAGCTGCTCAGGTGATCGCTATGGCAATGATTTCCCTGCCGGTGATGATGCGTTATGGATACAACATGCGCTACGCTACGGGCGTTTTAGCAGCCTCTGGGACTATTACCCAGCTAGTACCACCCTCTTTGGTGCTGATTGTGTTGGCCGACCAGTTAAAGACTCAAAGCGGCAGCGCCGATGTGGGCAGCATGTATCTAGGCGCTTGGGGCCCTTCGCTACTGCAAATTGGTCTTTTTGCGCTCTACACCTTTTTCCTTTCTCGCTTTAGACCTGATTACCTTCCAGCCGCCCCAGAAAATGAGCTCACTCTCAAAGGCTGGGCGCTCTGGAAGAAATGCCTATTAGGAATTATTCCCTCGGCGGCGTTAATTTTCTTGGTACTGGGAACCATCATGACTGGCATCGCCACCCCAACTGAGTCTGGTGCCATGGGGGCGATGGGTGCACTCATCTTGGCTTGGATGCGCAGGGCCAGCATTCCCAATCTCAAGGGCTTGATACAGCAAGCTTATCAAACCACCATGCGCATTACCGCTATGGTGGTATTTATCTTGATTGGTTCAACTTGCTTCTCAGTCGTCTTTCAAGGTGTTGATGGCGGTCGCTGGGTAGAAGCATTATTTTCAGATCTACCAGGAGGCTGGATTGGATTCTTGGTTGCTGTAAATCTGTTTGTTTTTTTCTTGGCATTCTTCTTAGACTTCTTTGAAATCGCTTTCATCGTTGTGCCGCTGCTTGCACCAGTCGCAGTCAAACTACTTGCACCAGTATTGCTTGCCTCCATGAACGGTAACCCCCAAGCAGCTGCTAGTGCCGCACTGGTGTGGTTTGGTGTCATGCTGTGTGTCAATATGCAAACCTCATTCATGCACCCCCCATTTGGGTTTGCACTGTTCTATCTGCGTGGTGTGGCACCCAAGGAAGTCAAGAGTAGCGATATCTACTGGGGCGCATTACCTTGGGTTGTTCTGCAGCTCATTATGGTTGTGATGGTTGCAGCATTCCCAGCCTTAGTCACCACCTTACTAGATAAGCCTGTAGCAGTAGTGCCAAGCCAAGACTTTAATTTCACAGGAAATGAAGAGGCTAAGCCAAACTCATTACCAAGCAAGGCTGATGAAGATGCGCCGGTAATCTTTCAGTTAGATAAGCCAGGCAAATAA
- a CDS encoding formate dehydrogenase accessory sulfurtransferase FdhD produces the protein MPHNIQMSHASVPMVHEVQVMDEAGRIKTTHIPGERPLTIYLDKREVVTLMTLGSAPEALVLGYLRNQRLVESPDDIASIQVDWETDSAAVKTHRSTVDIDALTSKRVVTTGCGQGTMFGGLIEEMAEMRLPDGPQLTQEAIVDLVDSIRVHDTIYKKSGSVHACAVFERDGNNKVRLLHFIEDVGRHNAVDSISGLMWLADKPGKDLIFFTTGRLTSEMVIKGAQMGIPFLMTRSGMTLMGLELARKTNLTLLSRCSGKHFEIFNAPERVIFTSPPAAS, from the coding sequence TTGCCCCACAACATTCAGATGTCTCACGCTTCCGTGCCCATGGTGCACGAGGTGCAGGTCATGGATGAGGCAGGGCGCATCAAGACCACCCACATCCCTGGGGAGCGGCCTCTCACCATTTATTTAGACAAGCGCGAAGTGGTCACCCTGATGACCTTAGGGAGCGCCCCTGAGGCCTTAGTTTTGGGCTATTTGCGTAATCAACGTCTAGTGGAGTCGCCAGACGATATCGCGAGTATTCAGGTGGATTGGGAAACCGATTCTGCAGCAGTCAAAACTCATCGCAGTACGGTTGACATTGACGCCCTCACCAGCAAGCGCGTTGTAACGACGGGCTGTGGCCAAGGCACCATGTTTGGTGGTTTGATTGAGGAGATGGCAGAGATGAGATTGCCGGATGGCCCTCAATTAACCCAAGAGGCCATCGTTGATCTGGTTGATAGCATTCGAGTTCATGACACCATCTACAAAAAATCTGGCTCAGTTCATGCTTGTGCTGTATTTGAGCGGGATGGTAATAACAAGGTTCGCCTCCTCCATTTTATTGAGGATGTTGGGCGTCACAATGCCGTTGACTCGATCTCTGGGCTGATGTGGCTAGCGGACAAGCCAGGCAAAGACCTGATCTTCTTTACTACTGGACGCCTCACCTCGGAGATGGTTATCAAAGGTGCTCAGATGGGCATCCCCTTTCTCATGACTCGCTCTGGCATGACCTTAATGGGGCTGGAGCTTGCCCGCAAGACCAATCTCACCTTACTATCCCGTTGTTCTGGGAAGCATTTTGAGATCTTTAATGCCCCTGAGAGGGTAATTTTTACCTCTCCACCTGCCGCCTCGTAA